A window from Eubalaena glacialis isolate mEubGla1 chromosome 1, mEubGla1.1.hap2.+ XY, whole genome shotgun sequence encodes these proteins:
- the GGPS1 gene encoding geranylgeranyl pyrophosphate synthase isoform X2: protein MEKTQETAQRILLEPYKYLLQLPGKQVRTKLSQAFNHWLRVPEDKLQIIIEVTEMLHNASLLIDDIEDNSKLRRGFPVAHSIYGIPSVINSANYVYFLGLEKVLTLDHPDAVKLFTRQLLELHQGQGLDIYWRDNYTCPTEEEYKAMVLQKTGGLFGLAVGLMQLFSDYKEDLKPLLNTLGLFFQIRDDYANLHSKEYSENKSFCEDLTEGKFSFPTIHAIWSRPESTQVQNILRQRTENVDVKKYCVHYLENVGSFEYTRNTLKELESKAYEQIDARGGNPELVALVKHLSKMFKEENE from the exons GTAAACAAGTGAGAACCAAACTTTCACAGGCGTTTAATCATTGGCTAAGAGTTCCAGAAGACAAGCTACAG ATTATCATTGAAGTGACGGAAATGTTGCATAATGCCAGTTTACTCATCGATGATATTGAAGACAACTCAAAACTCCGTCGTGGCTTTCCAGTGGCACACAGCATCTATGGAATTCCATCTGTCATCAATTCTGCcaattatgtatattttcttgGCCTAGAGAAAGTCTTAACCCTTGATCACCCAGATGCAGTAAAGCTTTTTACCCGCCAGCTTTTAGAACTCCATCAGGGACAAGGCCTGGATATCTACTGGAGGGATAATTACACTTGCCCCACTGAAGAAGAATATAAAGCAATGGTGCTGCAGAAGACAGGAGGACTATTTGGATTAGCAGTAGGTCTCATGCAGTTGTTCTCTGATTACAAAGAAGATTTAAAGCCACTACTGAATACACTTGGGCTCTTTTTCCAAATCAGGGATGATTATGCTAATTTACACTCCAAAGAATATAgtgaaaacaaaagcttttgtgAAGATCTAACAGAGGGAAAGTTCTCATTCCCTACTATTCATGCTATTTGGTCAAGGCCTGAAAGCACCCAGGTGCAGAATATCTTGCGCCAGAGAACCGAAAATGTAGATGTTAAAAAATACTGTGTACATTATCTTGAGAACGTAGGTTCTTTTGAATACACTCGGAATACTCTTAAAGAGCTTGAATCTAAAGCCTATGAACAAATCGATGCACGTGGTGGGAACCCTGAGCTAGTAGCTCTAGTAAAACACTTAAGTAAAATGTTCAAAGAAGAGAATGAATAA
- the GGPS1 gene encoding geranylgeranyl pyrophosphate synthase isoform X3 — translation MCKQVRTKLSQAFNHWLRVPEDKLQIIIEVTEMLHNASLLIDDIEDNSKLRRGFPVAHSIYGIPSVINSANYVYFLGLEKVLTLDHPDAVKLFTRQLLELHQGQGLDIYWRDNYTCPTEEEYKAMVLQKTGGLFGLAVGLMQLFSDYKEDLKPLLNTLGLFFQIRDDYANLHSKEYSENKSFCEDLTEGKFSFPTIHAIWSRPESTQVQNILRQRTENVDVKKYCVHYLENVGSFEYTRNTLKELESKAYEQIDARGGNPELVALVKHLSKMFKEENE, via the exons ATGT GTAAACAAGTGAGAACCAAACTTTCACAGGCGTTTAATCATTGGCTAAGAGTTCCAGAAGACAAGCTACAG ATTATCATTGAAGTGACGGAAATGTTGCATAATGCCAGTTTACTCATCGATGATATTGAAGACAACTCAAAACTCCGTCGTGGCTTTCCAGTGGCACACAGCATCTATGGAATTCCATCTGTCATCAATTCTGCcaattatgtatattttcttgGCCTAGAGAAAGTCTTAACCCTTGATCACCCAGATGCAGTAAAGCTTTTTACCCGCCAGCTTTTAGAACTCCATCAGGGACAAGGCCTGGATATCTACTGGAGGGATAATTACACTTGCCCCACTGAAGAAGAATATAAAGCAATGGTGCTGCAGAAGACAGGAGGACTATTTGGATTAGCAGTAGGTCTCATGCAGTTGTTCTCTGATTACAAAGAAGATTTAAAGCCACTACTGAATACACTTGGGCTCTTTTTCCAAATCAGGGATGATTATGCTAATTTACACTCCAAAGAATATAgtgaaaacaaaagcttttgtgAAGATCTAACAGAGGGAAAGTTCTCATTCCCTACTATTCATGCTATTTGGTCAAGGCCTGAAAGCACCCAGGTGCAGAATATCTTGCGCCAGAGAACCGAAAATGTAGATGTTAAAAAATACTGTGTACATTATCTTGAGAACGTAGGTTCTTTTGAATACACTCGGAATACTCTTAAAGAGCTTGAATCTAAAGCCTATGAACAAATCGATGCACGTGGTGGGAACCCTGAGCTAGTAGCTCTAGTAAAACACTTAAGTAAAATGTTCAAAGAAGAGAATGAATAA
- the GGPS1 gene encoding geranylgeranyl pyrophosphate synthase isoform X4, translated as MLHNASLLIDDIEDNSKLRRGFPVAHSIYGIPSVINSANYVYFLGLEKVLTLDHPDAVKLFTRQLLELHQGQGLDIYWRDNYTCPTEEEYKAMVLQKTGGLFGLAVGLMQLFSDYKEDLKPLLNTLGLFFQIRDDYANLHSKEYSENKSFCEDLTEGKFSFPTIHAIWSRPESTQVQNILRQRTENVDVKKYCVHYLENVGSFEYTRNTLKELESKAYEQIDARGGNPELVALVKHLSKMFKEENE; from the coding sequence ATGTTGCATAATGCCAGTTTACTCATCGATGATATTGAAGACAACTCAAAACTCCGTCGTGGCTTTCCAGTGGCACACAGCATCTATGGAATTCCATCTGTCATCAATTCTGCcaattatgtatattttcttgGCCTAGAGAAAGTCTTAACCCTTGATCACCCAGATGCAGTAAAGCTTTTTACCCGCCAGCTTTTAGAACTCCATCAGGGACAAGGCCTGGATATCTACTGGAGGGATAATTACACTTGCCCCACTGAAGAAGAATATAAAGCAATGGTGCTGCAGAAGACAGGAGGACTATTTGGATTAGCAGTAGGTCTCATGCAGTTGTTCTCTGATTACAAAGAAGATTTAAAGCCACTACTGAATACACTTGGGCTCTTTTTCCAAATCAGGGATGATTATGCTAATTTACACTCCAAAGAATATAgtgaaaacaaaagcttttgtgAAGATCTAACAGAGGGAAAGTTCTCATTCCCTACTATTCATGCTATTTGGTCAAGGCCTGAAAGCACCCAGGTGCAGAATATCTTGCGCCAGAGAACCGAAAATGTAGATGTTAAAAAATACTGTGTACATTATCTTGAGAACGTAGGTTCTTTTGAATACACTCGGAATACTCTTAAAGAGCTTGAATCTAAAGCCTATGAACAAATCGATGCACGTGGTGGGAACCCTGAGCTAGTAGCTCTAGTAAAACACTTAAGTAAAATGTTCAAAGAAGAGAATGAATAA